The following is a genomic window from Fulvia fulva chromosome 9, complete sequence.
CCAGGCATGTCATCCCAGGTCTTGATCCTGCTCAGCTCTGTTGTCTCCAGCTCACCAAAGTTGCGTCGGAAAGCCTCATTGTGCGAGTTCCACTCGTTGTGGATTTTCGAGAGCAACTTTGACGGCAACGGCTGGTTCCAACATGCTTCAGCCAAAGGCGATCGGTCTCGCGGATCTCCTAGCAGACTGACTTCGTTCTCTACCTGGACCATGATCACGGTGGCATGCTCTTCATCGATGGCCCTGATGTGGCGCATGAAGGCAGAAAATGCTTTGCCATCTGCGCGCTGTGCCTCGGCGCCAAAGATCGAGACTACGTCTCCCATCTTCTTCTTGCCGTCCTTCGTCCCGATCTCTGCCCTTGGGCAACGCTTTGGGTTCTGCTTGACCCATGCCGGTGTATATGTCGATAGACCTAGGGAGAATCGGTCAGTATTGGCGATACGAAGGGTAAATGGCGTCTGTACCATTTTTGAAGCTGCCAAACCATAGCAGAACCAAACGCAAACCATGTTCTCGGGCACCACGAATGGTCTGATCAAGCTCGCCGAACTGGAAGTCGCCCTCTGTCGGCTCGATCTGCTCCCAAGTGACGCTGCCGAAGACGGTGTTCAGATTTGCAGCCTTCAACCTTGGCCATACACTCTTCATGTAGCTCGCAGAAGTGAACTGCGAGTTCTGAACCTCTCCATCTAGCATAAGGTATGGCGCGCCATCGACATTGAGTTGCTGAGATGTCTGTGTTCTGTGCAGATAAGGTATGTTGCTCTCCATTGCTACGATTTCGCCCATGTTTGCAGGAGTTTTTGTCTAGGCGTTGCATTTGGCAGAAAAACGACATTCGCAGGAGAGATGGGCGACGATGTGCCAAACTCGCGTGCTACAACGTGTAGAGCTGTAGGAACCACGGGTCATGCATTAGCGTTCAAGCTGAGCTACCACGTGGATCCGAGACCCATGTGAAGCGGGATTCCACCAGTCACGACACAGTATGTCCGCTAGCGCGGTTGCGGTTCTCGAGGAATTCCATTCGCTGCCATGATTACTTCCATTGAAGAAGAGCAGACCAGTCTCACGTGGCCAGAACGTGGCTGCAGTGGAGACGACAGTATATCATGCTCCAAATATGTCCATTCACGTCGACATCGTTCGGTCATTGGCACAGTCAGTTCAACGCTTGCGATTGCCCTTCACCTCGATCGTATCTCCTACTACCAAGATGGACCACAAGGACCCTGACTTCCAACACAGCGAGGTCGTTCTGGAGAAGCTCGAAGTCCCCAACGTGACATGGTACAAGCATGCCGGACTCAGGCGTCTGTATATCATGATGCCGATCCTCTTTCTTGGAGCAACGACGAACGGCTACGACGGAAGTCTGCTCAATGGACTTCAGACGCTGGACCCATGGCAAGATGGTATGCTTCCGCGGTCCTTCTTCAGTCCACGATCTCCTGACACGTCCTACAGAGTTCGGGCACCCTAACGGGTCTACGCTTGGTCTGTTCAGTGCGATTCTTCAGATTGGAGCCTTCTCAGCCATCTTCTTCTGTAAGGCCCCACGAATCAGTGCATTGAGTGCTCGCTGACGGGTTGTAGCGGCGTACCTAGCCGATACGTTTGGGAGGAAGAAAGGCGTTGTCATCGGGATCATCGTGCTATGCATTGGAATGATACTCCAGGGTAAGGGCCCAAGCCAGCCACACGAATCAGCGTTCTGCTGACATTGTGCTTAGTTGTACCTGGAAAGACCAACGGCATGTTCATCGGCGGTCGTTTCCTGGTTGGTCTTGGATCGAATCTCTCGCAAGGCTCGGCTCCACTCCTCATAATGGAGCTCGCACATCCACAGCATCGAGGAAAGCTCACTGTCATGTACAACACCCTCTGGTACGTCGGCTCGATCGTGGCAGCGTGGACCGTATACGGGACGCAGAAGTACACTGGATCTGCCGTTTGGAGAATACCCGTCGGCCTACAAGCTCTGATGCCGGTAATTCAGCTGGTGGGCATATGGCTTCTTCCAGAGAGCCCTCGATGGCAGGTCATGAAAGATAAGCCTGAGCAGGCGTTGGCTACCTTGGTCAAGTATCATGCCAATGGCGATAGTAACGATCACTTCGTGCAGGCTGAGTTTCAAGAGATCCGAGATGCACTTCGCCTGGACAAGCAATACGCCAAGCAAGGCTGGTCGATACTGGTCAAGACCCCGGGTAACCGCAAGCGTCTACTACCCATCGCACTTGTCGCCTTCTTCTCTCAGTGCTCTGGCAATGGCCTCGTTAGCTATTATCTCCACAGCATCTTGGAGTCTGTCGGCATCACCAACGCCAATGAGCAGGCTCTCTTCAACGGCGGTCTGCAGATCTGGAGTTTCCTTGGTTGCGATTGGATTCTCGGCATTCCTGGTGGACAGCTTTGGCAGGAAGAAGCTCTTCTTGATCGCTGGTATTGGCATGCTCGTCACTTTCACCATCTGGACAGCTTGCTCGGCCGGGTATGCACAGACTGGAAATCATGGTGCTGGCAAGTCTGTCTTGGCCATGATCTTCTTGTTCTATGGAGCTGCTGGTTTCGCATGGCCAGGATTGACTGTGGCATACTGTGCCGAGATCTTGCCATACAACATTCGTGCCAAGGGGCTAGCATTGAACATGGCTTTCGTCTCAATTGCTTCGGTAAGTCGCCTTCGCCTGTGCTCCGCCAACGATTGGCCGAGCTGACGACTTTGTAGGTGCTGAATCAGTACGTAAATCCGATCGGCCTTGAGAGTATTGCATGGAAGTTCTACTTCGTGTACATCAGAGAAAGAGATATcataatataaaggagactGATACTTAACTAGAGAATGATGAACGACGGGGCGACAGCGTCGCAAAAGCAAAGAGCGCCCTCAACTCGATGGGACAGGGCCCCATCACACACACCGACAACACCATCGAATAGCGGAGGACGAAGAGCGACGCGCGGAGCGACGACGCGCCCGGGAGAAGCGGAGGACAGCGACCAACCATCACAACGACCACAGCAACCACAAGCCGCTAACCAAAAGAACCAGCATACGAAACATAGTGCAGAAACGGCAGAATACACCGCTATCGCACACGAACTCACAGCCACCCTCGCGAACGCCAATCTGCCCCACGAACGCGCGATCCGTAGCCTCCTCGAGAGCTCAGCCAAAGCAATCTAGGAGCTGCTACGGGCCACGAAGACGCCAGCGCCAGTGAAAGACGTGACGAACGCCGACCTTCTACGGGAGATCCAAGCGCTTGGAAGAGCTAGGCCGGCGACATATGCCCAAGCGGCCATAGCAGCCATAGAGCAACCGACGCACCGCGCCAGGCCAGTCCAACGCGAGGTTACGATACACATCGATAACCCCGAAGAAAGAGAGCGGGTAGCGGTGCTCTCGCACTAGCGCCTCGTGGAGCAGGCACGCCAGGCTAGCAAATAGGACATCATCGCAGCCCAGAAGCTAAGGAGCGGAGACGTACGGTACACGCTCGCAACCACAGCAGGGAGACCGACGCTCCTACAGAACGCAGCCTAGGCGGTCGAGGCACGAAATGCGAAGAGCGCAATGCCGGGCGCGCT
Proteins encoded in this region:
- a CDS encoding Lactose permease; this translates as MSIHVDIVRSLAQSVQRLRLPFTSIVSPTTKMDHKDPDFQHSEVVLEKLEVPNVTWYKHAGLRRLYIMMPILFLGATTNGYDGSLLNGLQTLDPWQDEFGHPNGSTLGLFSAILQIGAFSAIFFSAYLADTFGRKKGVVIGIIVLCIGMILQVVPGKTNGMFIGGRFLVGLGSNLSQGSAPLLIMELAHPQHRGKLTVMYNTLWYVGSIVAAWTVYGTQKYTGSAVWRIPVGLQALMPVIQLVGIWLLPESPRWQVMKDKPEQALATLVKYHANGDSNDHFVQAEFQEIRDALRLDKQYAKQGWSILVKTPGNRKRLLPIALVAFFSQCSGNGLVSYYLHSILESVGITNANEQALFNGGLQIWSFLGCDWILGIPGGQLWQEEALLDRWYWHARHFHHLDSLLGRVCTDWKSWCWQVCLGHDLLVLWSCWFRMARIDCGILCRDLAIQHSCQGASIEHGFRLNCFGAESVRKSDRP